TTTTCTAATATAATAAACGATTTTGGAGGAACACTTATGCCTAACTGGTTATTTATCTCATTGCTTGTCATTATTGTACTTATTTTTGTCGTGGTTTTTGCTTCAACAGTAGCCAATAATCTTTTCGAGCAAAACGCCAAAAAGGAAGTAAGTAGGTTATTAAGCAATATTCCAGAACAGAAAAACGATTACTTACAGGAAGAAGATTTGACAGGATTGCCTGACCCTGTTCAAAGATGGCTTGAAAGCACGAATATAATCGGGAAAAAGAAAATCATCTCAGTCCGTTTGAAGCAAACAGGTCGCATGAGGACGACGATTGATGGACGTTGGATGGAGGCTAGCGCTGAGCAATACTTCAGGATAGACGAACCCGAGTTTGTTTGGAAAGCAAAAGTGAAGATGGCTCCGCTTTTCTCTTTAGCTGGGTTGGATAGGTATTCAAATGGTAAAGGCAAGATGAGTATAAAATTGCTTTCCTTATTTCCTGTCGTAGATGCTGAGGGGCCGGAAATAGATCAAGGCACATTGTTGCGGTATCTCGGCGAAATGCCATGGTTTCCGTCTGCAGCGTTAAGTCCATACATAAAATGGGATTCAATTGATGTCAATAATGCAAAAGCGACGATGAGCTATAAGGGGGTAAGCGCATCGGGAGTTTTTACGTTTAATGCGAATGGCGATTTAGTACAGTTTTTTGCAAAAAGGTACAGAGAGGTAAAGGGAAAATATGAATTAATGGATTGGGGTGGGGTCACGAAAGAGGTTAAAGAAGTAAATGGGATTAGAATTCCGACCAAGAGCGACATCATTTGGAAAGAAGAAACTGGAGATTTTAAATGGTTTGAGTGTGAAATTGCAGCTATTGAATATAACAAACCAGAAGATGTATTAGCCTAGGAATTTGATGCTCAGGAGGGAATCCATATGAGATGGGTTGTCACGATTGTTATGATTTTTCATGGATTGATTCATATAATGGGTGGAGTTAATGAACTTGGTCTTTCAAAAATAGAGGAGCTTTCCGTCGGAACATTGATTGTACTTCCAAACTTATTACAACGGATGCTGGGAATAGTTTGGTTTGCTGCTGTTGCTTTGTTTCTCGTTTCTGCTATCGGTTTGATCATGAAACGCAACTGGTGGAAAAAGATCGCCATCAGTGCGGTCATTGTGTCACAACTACTAATTATCCTTTGGTGGCCAAGCGCTAAATTTGGAAGCATCGCCAATGTCATTATCTTAATTGGTTTGATAAATATAAAAGGAACGAGTGATTTTGGAGTAAATACTGGAATAAAAAATATCGAAACTCTTTATGAAAAATGATCTAATCTCTTAAACTGTTATTAATAAAATTCAATCATCGTAAATACAAGCTAAGTAATGCAAGTAATCATTCGTTGAAACTCCAATTAGAATAAGAATAAAGGGGGGGGGCAGTGGGACGCCTTAAGCTTGTCATAATATTAATATTTGTGCATATATTTAAAACATGTAAACTTACCTAATTATTGATTAACACTTTGACAAGATTGTAGAGAAAAGGGTTTTAAGGTAGGTGCGAATGGTCCTGGATGTAAATAAGTTGGCTAAAAATAGGGCGAAAAAACTATGTCAGAAAATCTAACACAAATGATTGCACTCGAATTTTCATTATGATATATTACTATATAAATAATCAAAAGGTTGAATCTTTTCCGAATCATCAATTAATTAACAAGGGGTAGCATCATTGAAAGGGAAACATTATTGTATGAGCAAACCATTTGATCTCGAAGATTTTACTCAATTGACAGATGAACAGTGTTGCGTGATTTATGAGATGGTCAAGAATCTACAAATTATTGCTGATCTTTCTCAAGCTGATATCTTTATAGATTGCTTGCTACCTAATCAAGACGCAGCGATTGTTGTGGCTGAAGCAAACCCTCGAACAACACAATCGTTATACAAAAACTCCGTCGTTGGGCAAATTGCTCATGATGACACAGAGCCTGGGGTATTGTTCAGTTTAAAAACGGGGAAACCCATCATCGGTTCGAGAGGGATTTCACAAGAAAATGTAGTCATGCAGCAAGATATTGTACCGATTAAGGATTCAGTAGGTAATACGATTGCTGTACTCATTAAAGAGCGTGATATCTCACAAGAGATTCAAACTGAGCAAAATATGAAAACCTTGATGAAGACGGATAACTTTAGTGAGAAAGAGAGTGTCTTTCAAACGCTAGTCATTCAAGAAATTCATCATCGGGTAAAGAATAATTTACAAGTAATCGCCAGTTTACTGCGGCTGCAAATGCGAAGATCTTCTTCAAGTGAAGCAACTGAAGTATTTCGTGATAGTGTTTCTAGAATCTCAAGCATGGCTTTAGTGCATGATTATCTTGCTCAGCATGGTATTGAAGAAGTAGATGCAAAATTTGTAATGGAGCAAATTGCCGCATTGCTTATTTCATTATCAAATAACCAGGAAAAAATGTTCGAGGTTTCTATTCAGGGAGAACCGTTATTTTTACCTTCTGATAAAGCAACATCGGTTTCTCTTGTTGTAAACGAACTTGTACAAAATTGCATAAAGCACGCTTTTCCATCACAAGAGACAGGGCTAATTAAACTGAGTGTTCATCAGCGAAAGCAAATGGCTTATATTACAGTAGCAGATAATGGGACAGGAATG
The DNA window shown above is from Bacillus sp. T3 and carries:
- a CDS encoding DUF6544 family protein yields the protein MPNWLFISLLVIIVLIFVVVFASTVANNLFEQNAKKEVSRLLSNIPEQKNDYLQEEDLTGLPDPVQRWLESTNIIGKKKIISVRLKQTGRMRTTIDGRWMEASAEQYFRIDEPEFVWKAKVKMAPLFSLAGLDRYSNGKGKMSIKLLSLFPVVDAEGPEIDQGTLLRYLGEMPWFPSAALSPYIKWDSIDVNNAKATMSYKGVSASGVFTFNANGDLVQFFAKRYREVKGKYELMDWGGVTKEVKEVNGIRIPTKSDIIWKEETGDFKWFECEIAAIEYNKPEDVLA
- a CDS encoding sensor histidine kinase, which gives rise to MKGKHYCMSKPFDLEDFTQLTDEQCCVIYEMVKNLQIIADLSQADIFIDCLLPNQDAAIVVAEANPRTTQSLYKNSVVGQIAHDDTEPGVLFSLKTGKPIIGSRGISQENVVMQQDIVPIKDSVGNTIAVLIKERDISQEIQTEQNMKTLMKTDNFSEKESVFQTLVIQEIHHRVKNNLQVIASLLRLQMRRSSSSEATEVFRDSVSRISSMALVHDYLAQHGIEEVDAKFVMEQIAALLISLSNNQEKMFEVSIQGEPLFLPSDKATSVSLVVNELVQNCIKHAFPSQETGLIKLSVHQRKQMAYITVADNGTGMDSNLTGFKTSSLGLQLVTMLVEEELQGELSLFHSERGTKVSITFPIPDR